A single genomic interval of Helianthus annuus cultivar XRQ/B chromosome 6, HanXRQr2.0-SUNRISE, whole genome shotgun sequence harbors:
- the LOC110865457 gene encoding protein LAZ1 homolog 2: MLADLGMNSFDESTERHYHTLAIIIAACFVLVALILSSVTIIQHLKFYTNPEEQKWIVAVLLMVPIYATESLFSLWKPVFALACDILRSCYEAFALYSFGSYLIACLGGERRVVELLENEKEALLRKPLLDGKDLKPDLNRTSLCKFFRQPRVLGERLLQIEKFGLVQYMILKTLCSFLAMVLELLGVYGDGEFKGYYGYPYIAFIINCSQMWALYCLVKFYHVTRERLQPIRPLAKFISFKAIVFATWWQGVGIALLCYLEVLPNKGRFQTELQDFLICVEMAIAAVAHIFVFSAKPYHFLPVSEYGNISTNTIKEVVKVEEGDEEKPAVIEKTETKVEAPGTSVKESVQEMVVEGSQHVVDDVKLTINQAIKPVGKGMTKIQETIRHLSVGDDSEKSEVEVDEYEQDVTKIASDGSADDDNEKLEVRVEKNKEVSRNRTLETEEVSVEEYKHE; this comes from the exons ATGTTAGCAGATTTAGGGATGAATTCTTTTGATGAGAGTACAGAGAGACATTACCACACATTAGCCATTATTATTGCAGCATGCTTTGTCCTTGTAGCCTTGATTCTATCATCTGTTACCATTATTCAGCATCTCAAATTTTATACCAATCCTGAG GAGCAGAAATGGATTGTTGCAGTTCTCCTTATGGTTCCGATCTATGCCACCGAGTCG CTTTTTTCCTTGTGGAAACCGGTGTTTGCGCTTGCTTGCGACATTTTAAGAAGTTGCTATGAAGCATTTGCGCTTTATTCATTTGGAAGTTATTTGATCGCCTGTCTAG GTGGTGAAAGAAGAGTTGTTGAATTACTTGAAAATGAGAAAGAAGCACTGCTGAGAAAGCCATTGCTAGACGGAAAGGATTTGAAACCAGACTTGAATAGAACGTCATTATGCAAATTCTTCAGACAACCGCGTGTTCTTGGGGAAAGATTGTTACAAATAGAGAAATTTGGACTAGTACAATAT ATGATTTTGAAGACGTTATGTTCGTTTTTGGCAATGGTATTGGAGCTTTTGGGTGTATACGGTGATGGCGAGTTCAAAGGGTACTACGG GTACCCGTATATTGCTTTCATAATAAACTGCAGCCAGATGTGGGCCTTATACTGCCTGGTGAAATTCTACCATGTGACTCGTGAAAGACTTCAACCAATAAGACCTCTCGCAAAATTCATTAGTTTTAAAGCCATTGTTTTTGCGACTTGGTGGCAAGGTGTCGGTATCGCATTGTTATGTTACCTTGAAGTTCTGCCTAACAAGGGCAGATTTCAAACTGAGTTACAGGACTTTTTGATATGTGTTGAA ATGGCAATTGCTGCGGTAGCTCATATTTTTGTGTTCTCAGCAAAACCGTACCATTTTTTGCCTGTATCCGAGTATGGAAATATATCCACCAACACAATTAAAGAAGTAGTGAAAGTAGAGGAAGGTGATGAAGAAAAACCAGCTGTGATCGAAAAAACAGAAACAAAGGTCGAGGCTCCCGGAACAAGTGTGAAAGAAAGCGTGCAGGAGATGGTTGTTGAAGGCAGTCAGCAT gttgttgatgatgttaaACTGACAATAAATCAAGCAATTAAACCTGTCGGGAAAGGTATGACGAAGATTCAAGAAACAATCCGTCATTTATCGGTTGGTGACGATAGTGAGAAATCAGAAGTTGAGGTTGATGAATACGAACAAGATGTTACAAAAATCGCGTCTGATGGGTCAGCTGATGATGACAATGAAAAACTCGAAGTAAGAGTCGAAAAAAACAAAGAAGTTTCGAGAAATAGAACTCTAGAAACTGAAGAAGTAAGTGTTGAGGAATATAAACATGAATAA